A single genomic interval of Nocardioides nitrophenolicus harbors:
- a CDS encoding methionine synthase, translating into MSGGVRGTGVGSFPGDTQRDYDEALSVVLGELASDEHGLAFVPEVPGRGAGAALTGRTLGLVTELDADLQPEGWRLTGTSGAPALDQRRARSLLAQDLDALEERAAGHAGPVKVQVAGPWTLAATVERPRGDKLLADHGARRELAQALAVAVGDHLADVRRRLPDAAELVLQLDEPALPAVLAAGVPTASGFGKHRAVHPPEASEALGWVLAAAADAGATPWVHCCAADAPIALLRGAGARGVLVDLDQLDADGHDAAAEALEAGDTIGLGVVPTTGPLPGDKALVERGLRWLDLLGLDPERAGAGLVVTPTCGLAGSSAADARRALELARRVASALSG; encoded by the coding sequence GTGAGCGGCGGCGTGAGGGGCACCGGCGTCGGCTCCTTCCCGGGCGACACCCAGCGCGACTACGACGAGGCGCTGTCCGTGGTGCTCGGCGAGCTCGCCTCCGACGAGCACGGGCTGGCCTTCGTGCCCGAGGTGCCCGGCCGCGGCGCCGGAGCCGCGCTGACCGGCCGCACCCTGGGCCTGGTCACCGAGCTCGACGCCGACCTGCAGCCCGAGGGCTGGCGGCTCACCGGCACCTCCGGCGCGCCGGCGCTCGACCAGCGCCGCGCGCGCAGCCTGCTCGCCCAGGACCTCGACGCGCTGGAGGAGCGGGCCGCCGGGCACGCCGGGCCGGTCAAGGTGCAGGTCGCCGGTCCGTGGACCCTCGCCGCCACCGTCGAGCGCCCGCGGGGCGACAAGCTGCTCGCCGACCACGGTGCCCGCCGCGAGCTCGCCCAGGCGCTCGCCGTCGCGGTGGGCGACCACCTGGCCGACGTCCGCCGCCGGCTGCCGGACGCCGCCGAGCTGGTGCTCCAGCTCGACGAACCGGCGCTGCCCGCGGTGCTGGCGGCCGGCGTACCGACGGCGTCGGGGTTCGGCAAGCACCGCGCCGTCCATCCGCCCGAGGCGAGCGAGGCACTGGGCTGGGTGCTCGCCGCGGCCGCCGACGCGGGTGCGACGCCGTGGGTGCACTGCTGCGCGGCCGACGCGCCGATCGCGCTGCTCCGCGGCGCCGGCGCGCGGGGCGTGCTGGTCGACCTCGACCAGCTCGACGCCGACGGTCACGACGCCGCGGCCGAGGCGCTGGAGGCGGGCGACACCATCGGACTCGGCGTGGTGCCGACGACCGGACCGCTGCCCGGCGACAAGGCGCTCGTGGAGCGGGGGCTGCGCTGGCTGGACCTGCTGGGCCTCGACCCGGAGCGGGCCGGCGCCGGCCTGGTGGTCACGCCCACCTGCGGACTCGCCGGCAGCTCCGCCGCCGACGCCCGCCGCGCGCTCGAGCTGGCCCGACGGGTTGCGAGCGCTCTGTCAGGCTGA
- a CDS encoding cysteine desulfurase family protein, with translation MNDARTVYLDHAATTPMTDVAVEAMTAHLREVGNASSLHASGRRARRVVEESRETVAQALGCRPGEVVFTSGGTEADNLAVKGLYWSRRDADPRRVRILATAVEHHAVLDALAWLEEHEGAEVELLPVDELGRLDVAALRAAIERDPASIALVTVMWANNEVGTLQPIGDVVALAHPHGIPVHTDAVQAVGATPVDFAASGVDALSLSGHKVGGPQGVGALVVRREVELAALVHGGGQERDVRSGTLDVPAIAGFAAAVELAVKQQSEHAARLTALRDDLVAAVRRAVPDAVLNGDPVDRLPGNAHLSFPGCEGDSLLMLLDARGIECSTGSACSAGVPQPSHVLLAMGRTSDGARSSLRFSLGHTSTSADVEAVGEAIAACVERARAARA, from the coding sequence ATGAACGACGCCCGCACGGTCTACCTCGACCACGCCGCGACGACGCCGATGACCGACGTCGCGGTGGAGGCGATGACCGCCCACCTGCGCGAGGTCGGCAACGCCAGCTCGCTGCACGCGTCCGGCCGCCGGGCCCGTCGGGTCGTCGAGGAGTCGCGCGAGACCGTGGCGCAGGCCCTGGGCTGCCGTCCCGGCGAGGTGGTGTTCACCTCCGGCGGCACCGAGGCCGACAACCTCGCCGTCAAGGGGCTGTACTGGTCGCGCCGCGACGCCGACCCCCGCCGGGTGCGGATCCTCGCGACCGCCGTCGAGCACCACGCCGTGCTCGACGCGCTGGCGTGGCTCGAGGAGCACGAAGGCGCCGAGGTCGAGCTGCTGCCCGTCGACGAGCTGGGCCGGCTCGACGTCGCCGCGCTGCGAGCGGCGATCGAGCGTGACCCCGCGTCGATCGCGCTGGTCACGGTGATGTGGGCCAACAACGAGGTCGGCACCCTCCAGCCGATCGGCGACGTCGTCGCCCTCGCGCACCCCCACGGCATCCCCGTCCACACCGACGCCGTCCAGGCGGTCGGCGCGACCCCCGTCGACTTCGCGGCCTCCGGCGTCGACGCGCTCTCGCTGTCCGGACACAAGGTCGGCGGGCCCCAGGGCGTCGGCGCGCTCGTCGTACGCCGGGAGGTCGAGCTGGCCGCGCTCGTCCACGGCGGCGGGCAGGAGCGCGACGTGCGCAGCGGCACCCTCGACGTCCCGGCGATCGCGGGCTTCGCCGCCGCGGTCGAGCTCGCGGTCAAGCAGCAGAGCGAGCACGCCGCCCGGCTCACGGCTCTGCGCGACGACCTGGTCGCCGCCGTACGACGGGCGGTGCCGGACGCCGTGCTCAACGGCGACCCGGTCGACCGACTGCCCGGCAACGCCCACCTCAGCTTCCCGGGCTGCGAGGGCGACTCGCTGCTGATGCTGCTCGACGCCCGCGGCATCGAGTGCTCGACCGGATCGGCCTGCTCGGCCGGCGTGCCCCAGCCCTCCCACGTGCTGCTGGCGATGGGCCGCACGAGCGACGGCGCCCGCAGCTCCCTGCGGTTCAGCCTGGGCCACACCAGCACGTCCGCCGACGTCGAGGCGGTCGGCGAGGCGATCGCCGCCTGCGTCGAGCGGGCCCGCGCGGCTCGTGCCTGA
- the ppk2 gene encoding polyphosphate kinase 2 translates to MLQDVRAYIDRLGVEGHTIGDDHDDDPVLIDPVGRAVDTWRENYPYDERLQREEYDEQKYLLQVELLKFQAWAQARGSKHVLVFEGRDAAGKGGTIKRFMEHLNPRHARVVALTKPSDREAGQWYFQRYVQHLPTAGEMALFDRSWYNRAVVERVMGFCSPDEYETFMRQVPSFEAMLVESGITLTKYWFSVTRSEQRTRFIIRQVDPVRQWKLSPMDLESLDRWEAYTEAKEAMIRRTDTDVAPWTTVKSNDKKRARINAMRHFLSRFDYDGRDAGIVGAPDPLIVRRGIDAVGD, encoded by the coding sequence ATGCTGCAGGACGTCCGTGCCTACATCGACCGCCTCGGCGTCGAGGGCCACACCATCGGCGACGACCACGACGACGACCCGGTGCTCATCGACCCGGTCGGCCGGGCGGTCGACACCTGGCGGGAGAACTACCCCTACGACGAGCGGCTCCAGCGCGAGGAGTACGACGAGCAGAAGTACCTGCTCCAGGTCGAGCTGCTCAAGTTCCAGGCGTGGGCCCAGGCCCGTGGCTCCAAGCACGTGCTGGTCTTCGAGGGCCGCGACGCCGCCGGCAAGGGCGGCACCATCAAGAGGTTCATGGAGCACCTCAACCCCCGCCACGCGCGCGTGGTCGCGCTGACCAAGCCGAGCGACCGCGAGGCCGGGCAGTGGTACTTCCAGCGCTACGTCCAGCACCTCCCGACCGCCGGCGAGATGGCCCTGTTCGACCGCAGCTGGTACAACCGCGCCGTCGTCGAGCGGGTGATGGGCTTCTGCTCGCCCGACGAGTACGAGACCTTCATGCGGCAGGTGCCCTCCTTCGAGGCGATGCTCGTCGAGTCCGGCATCACGCTCACCAAGTACTGGTTCTCGGTGACCCGCTCGGAGCAGCGCACCCGCTTCATCATCCGCCAGGTCGACCCGGTCCGGCAGTGGAAGCTGTCCCCCATGGACCTGGAGTCCCTCGACCGGTGGGAGGCCTACACCGAGGCCAAGGAGGCGATGATCCGCCGCACCGACACCGACGTGGCGCCGTGGACGACGGTCAAGTCCAACGACAAGAAGCGGGCCCGGATCAACGCGATGCGGCACTTCCTGTCCCGGTTCGACTACGACGGCAGGGACGCCGGCATCGTGGGCGCTCCCGACCCGCTGATCGTCCGGCGCGGGATCGACGCGGTCGGCGACTGA
- a CDS encoding MFS transporter, translated as MTASDLPEKEQAAPGSKHLGWALVLICVAQLMVVLDSTIANIALPYIGTDLKIDASNLSWVVTGYALAFGGLLLLGGRLGDLYGRRRVFMIGVALFAVASALGGIAQNEAMLLGSRGLQGLGAALASPTALALITTTFPAGPARNRAFSVFAMMSGVGAAIGLILGGWLTDLDPNWGWRLTFLINVPIGLGAAFFAPRLLPDTDHHAGTLDLPGAVLGTGGLLALVYGITRTSNVDPDTISAVNPNGTSYGWGDPLALTAIALGVVALIAFVFAETRVKSPLMPLSIFASRTRAVAFVSMMITPAAMFAMFFFLSLYVQNIMGYSPLKAGFAFLPFCVGMVFGATLSSKLIAKMDPRFLSGTGTLIAGFALFMFSRLEFGSVNYWTDIAPYIVLMSLGMGLTFVPMTLVAVHGVRTQDAGIGSGVLNTMQQVGGALGLATLSAVAAHFTTSKLGELMTANPTSQLNGPMAFADGATHAFLVGAFMMWAASLIVWLLLNVKHTELAGDVPEGVHVG; from the coding sequence ATGACCGCCTCCGACCTGCCCGAGAAGGAGCAGGCCGCCCCCGGCTCGAAGCATCTGGGCTGGGCGCTCGTCCTCATCTGCGTGGCGCAGCTGATGGTGGTGCTCGACAGCACCATCGCCAACATCGCCCTGCCCTACATCGGCACCGACCTCAAGATCGACGCCTCCAACCTGTCGTGGGTCGTCACCGGCTACGCGCTCGCCTTCGGCGGCCTGCTGCTGCTCGGCGGCCGCCTCGGTGACCTCTACGGTCGCCGCCGGGTCTTCATGATCGGCGTCGCGCTGTTCGCCGTCGCCTCCGCCCTCGGCGGCATCGCCCAGAACGAGGCCATGCTGCTCGGCTCGCGGGGCCTCCAGGGCCTCGGCGCCGCGCTCGCCTCGCCGACCGCGCTGGCCCTGATCACCACGACCTTCCCGGCCGGCCCGGCCCGCAACCGGGCGTTCTCCGTCTTCGCCATGATGTCCGGCGTCGGCGCCGCGATCGGCCTGATCCTCGGTGGCTGGCTGACCGACCTCGACCCGAACTGGGGCTGGCGGCTGACCTTCCTGATCAACGTCCCGATCGGCCTCGGCGCGGCGTTCTTCGCCCCGCGGCTGCTGCCCGACACCGACCACCACGCCGGCACCCTCGACCTGCCCGGCGCCGTGCTCGGCACCGGCGGCCTGCTCGCGCTGGTCTACGGCATCACCCGCACCAGCAACGTCGACCCCGACACGATCTCCGCGGTCAACCCGAACGGCACCAGCTACGGCTGGGGCGACCCGCTCGCACTGACCGCCATCGCCCTCGGCGTCGTCGCGCTGATCGCGTTCGTCTTCGCCGAGACCCGGGTGAAGAGCCCGCTCATGCCGCTGTCGATCTTCGCCAGCCGCACCCGCGCGGTGGCCTTCGTGTCGATGATGATCACGCCGGCCGCGATGTTCGCGATGTTCTTCTTCCTCTCGCTCTACGTCCAGAACATCATGGGCTACTCGCCGCTCAAGGCCGGCTTCGCGTTCCTGCCGTTCTGCGTCGGCATGGTGTTCGGAGCGACCCTGTCGTCCAAGCTGATCGCCAAGATGGACCCGCGCTTCCTCTCCGGCACCGGCACCCTGATCGCCGGGTTCGCGCTGTTCATGTTCTCCCGCCTCGAGTTCGGCTCGGTGAACTACTGGACCGACATCGCGCCGTACATCGTTCTCATGTCACTCGGCATGGGCCTGACCTTCGTCCCGATGACGCTGGTCGCCGTCCACGGCGTGCGCACCCAGGACGCCGGCATCGGCTCGGGTGTCCTCAACACCATGCAGCAGGTCGGCGGCGCGCTCGGTCTGGCCACCCTCTCGGCCGTGGCCGCGCACTTCACCACCTCGAAGCTGGGTGAGCTGATGACGGCCAACCCGACCAGCCAGCTCAACGGCCCGATGGCCTTCGCCGACGGCGCCACCCACGCCTTCCTGGTCGGCGCGTTCATGATGTGGGCCGCCTCGCTGATCGTGTGGCTGCTGCTGAACGTCAAGCACACCGAGCTCGCGGGCGACGTACCCGAGGGGGTCCACGTCGGCTGA
- a CDS encoding TetR/AcrR family transcriptional regulator — translation MVPRRSRREAPTRPRVEGDREQEILDATLAVLVDVGYDRLTMDAVATKAKASKATLYRKWDGKAALVIDALMSQKTPLELPRDTGSLRGDLLSVFCAPGGLTDEHQTAILGSVVTAIGRDAEFAAAFRERFIAPKVAIAQQIYERAHQRGELRDGLDLEILSAALPGIVLHRMFLIGDQPTPDLIARVVDQVILPAATRG, via the coding sequence ATGGTCCCCCGTCGCAGCCGCCGTGAGGCGCCGACCCGACCCCGTGTGGAGGGCGACCGGGAGCAGGAGATCCTCGACGCGACGCTGGCCGTGCTGGTCGACGTCGGGTACGACCGCCTCACCATGGACGCGGTCGCCACGAAGGCCAAGGCGTCGAAGGCCACGCTCTACCGCAAGTGGGACGGCAAGGCCGCGCTCGTCATCGACGCGCTCATGTCCCAGAAGACACCGTTGGAGCTGCCCCGAGACACGGGCAGCCTGCGCGGAGACCTGCTCAGCGTGTTCTGCGCGCCGGGTGGGCTCACCGACGAGCACCAGACCGCCATCCTCGGGAGCGTGGTCACCGCGATCGGACGCGACGCCGAGTTCGCCGCCGCGTTCCGGGAGCGGTTCATCGCCCCCAAGGTGGCCATCGCCCAGCAGATCTACGAGCGGGCCCACCAGCGGGGCGAGCTCCGCGACGGCCTCGACCTCGAGATCCTCTCCGCCGCCCTGCCCGGGATCGTGCTCCACCGCATGTTCCTCATCGGCGACCAGCCGACTCCCGACCTGATCGCCCGCGTCGTCGACCAGGTCATCCTCCCGGCCGCCACCCGCGGCTGA
- the mnmA gene encoding tRNA 2-thiouridine(34) synthase MnmA, with amino-acid sequence MKVVAAMSGGVDSAVAAARAAEAGHEVTGIHLALSRNPKSYRTGARGCCTIEDANDARRAADVIGIPFYVWDLSDRFHADVVEDFMDTYAAGQTPNPCLRCNERIKFAAVLDRALALGFDSVATGHYATVRTSAGGDVELHRAVDGAKDQSYVLGVLDEQQLRHSLFPLGDTPKPQVRAEAAARGLLVADKPDSHDICFVADGDSTGWLREKLGDRAPNHGGEIVDDVTGAVLGEHTGTYGFTIGQRKGLRLGHPAADGRPRYVLDIEPVSGTVTVGPRERLAVDRVEGDRVRWCGRPLDAGSVLDGPGVTVQLRAHGAEHRAVVRVGADTLDVDLLEHAEGIAPGQAVVVYDGTRVVGSAAITRTRRVAA; translated from the coding sequence ATGAAGGTCGTCGCCGCCATGTCGGGCGGAGTGGACTCCGCGGTGGCCGCCGCGCGCGCCGCCGAGGCCGGCCACGAGGTCACCGGCATCCACCTGGCCCTCTCGCGCAACCCGAAGTCGTACCGCACCGGTGCCCGCGGCTGCTGCACCATCGAGGACGCCAACGACGCCCGCCGCGCGGCCGACGTGATCGGCATCCCGTTCTACGTCTGGGACCTCTCCGACCGCTTCCACGCCGACGTGGTCGAGGACTTCATGGACACCTACGCGGCCGGGCAGACGCCCAACCCCTGCCTGCGCTGCAACGAGCGGATCAAGTTCGCCGCGGTCCTCGACCGGGCGCTCGCGCTGGGCTTCGACTCCGTCGCGACCGGGCACTACGCGACGGTCCGGACGTCGGCCGGTGGCGACGTCGAGCTGCACCGGGCGGTCGACGGGGCCAAGGACCAGTCCTATGTGCTCGGGGTGCTCGACGAGCAGCAGCTGCGGCACTCGCTCTTCCCGCTCGGCGACACGCCCAAGCCGCAGGTGCGGGCCGAGGCGGCCGCGCGTGGGCTGCTGGTCGCCGACAAGCCCGACAGCCACGACATCTGCTTCGTCGCCGACGGCGACAGCACCGGCTGGCTGCGCGAGAAGCTCGGCGACCGCGCGCCCAACCACGGCGGCGAGATCGTCGACGACGTCACCGGGGCGGTGCTCGGCGAGCACACCGGGACCTACGGGTTCACGATCGGGCAGCGCAAGGGGCTGCGGCTCGGGCATCCCGCCGCCGACGGCCGGCCGCGCTACGTCCTCGACATCGAGCCGGTCTCGGGCACGGTGACCGTCGGGCCGCGCGAGCGGCTCGCGGTCGACCGGGTCGAGGGCGACCGGGTGCGCTGGTGCGGCCGTCCGCTCGACGCCGGCAGCGTCCTCGACGGCCCCGGGGTGACGGTCCAGCTGCGCGCCCACGGCGCCGAGCACCGCGCGGTCGTCCGTGTCGGCGCCGACACGCTGGACGTCGACCTGCTCGAGCACGCCGAGGGGATCGCGCCCGGCCAGGCCGTCGTCGTCTACGACGGCACCCGGGTCGTCGGCTCCGCCGCGATCACCCGCACCCGGCGGGTGGCGGCGTGA
- a CDS encoding FAD-dependent monooxygenase, which translates to MSEELVIAGAGIAGLALAAALRHAGSAWSCRLLDERPALGSTGGAITLWPQALAALDRIGIGAAVRAAGHPVGPGTVRTRSGRVLRTLDLPLLAVRRGVLVELLYAGLAPGSVTFGCAVTGYQRAGAGVRVQTSTRPLDAAALVGADGFRSRVARTLQPGLRERYAGYPAWRGLTTAPGLTAVQLWGERQELGVVPLGADLAYWFATAREPAGATGHGTAPDQLAHLARAFRDWPDPVARVLAATDPATVSRVDVLDRERLRRWTDGPVVVLGDAAHPMRPHLGQGGGQALVDAALLAGLLGVPGTPAGRPAAAFAAFERHRRRPTERVVRASRAASLLVDAPAVVHRLSALVPDRWVRRALRG; encoded by the coding sequence GTGAGCGAGGAGCTGGTGATCGCCGGGGCCGGCATCGCCGGGCTCGCCCTCGCGGCCGCGCTGCGGCACGCCGGCTCGGCGTGGTCGTGCCGGCTGCTCGACGAGCGACCGGCCCTCGGCAGCACCGGCGGCGCGATCACCCTCTGGCCGCAGGCCCTGGCCGCGCTGGACCGGATCGGCATCGGCGCCGCCGTGCGCGCCGCCGGCCACCCCGTCGGCCCCGGGACGGTCCGCACCCGCTCCGGCCGGGTGCTCCGCACGCTCGACCTGCCGCTGCTCGCCGTCCGCCGCGGGGTGCTCGTCGAGCTGCTGTACGCCGGCCTGGCGCCGGGCAGCGTGACCTTCGGGTGCGCGGTCACCGGCTACCAGCGAGCCGGGGCGGGCGTCCGGGTGCAGACGTCCACCAGGCCCCTCGACGCCGCGGCCCTGGTCGGCGCCGACGGCTTCCGGTCGCGGGTGGCGCGCACCCTGCAGCCCGGCCTGCGGGAGCGGTACGCCGGCTATCCCGCCTGGCGCGGCCTGACCACCGCCCCGGGACTGACCGCAGTGCAGCTGTGGGGTGAGCGTCAGGAGCTCGGGGTGGTGCCGCTGGGCGCGGACCTGGCCTACTGGTTCGCCACCGCCCGCGAGCCCGCCGGCGCCACCGGCCACGGCACCGCGCCGGACCAGCTCGCCCACCTGGCCCGGGCGTTCCGGGACTGGCCGGACCCGGTCGCCCGGGTGCTGGCCGCGACCGACCCGGCGACGGTCAGCCGGGTCGACGTCCTCGACCGCGAGCGGCTGCGCCGCTGGACCGACGGCCCGGTGGTGGTGCTGGGCGACGCCGCGCACCCGATGCGCCCCCACCTCGGCCAGGGCGGCGGTCAGGCGCTGGTCGACGCGGCACTGCTGGCCGGGCTGCTCGGCGTACCGGGGACGCCGGCAGGTCGGCCGGCAGCCGCCTTCGCGGCGTTCGAGCGGCACCGCCGCCGCCCCACCGAACGCGTGGTCCGGGCCTCCCGCGCGGCCAGCCTGCTCGTCGACGCACCGGCCGTCGTACACCGGCTCTCGGCGCTCGTGCCCGACCGATGGGTGCGGCGCGCGCTGCGAGGGTGA